One part of the Saprospiraceae bacterium genome encodes these proteins:
- the hppD gene encoding 4-hydroxyphenylpyruvate dioxygenase, giving the protein MKDLTTVQNYNYAGDKIFAKAKDFLPINGTDFVELYVGNAKQAAHYYKTAFGFQSLAYSGLETGNKDRTSYVLQQDKIRLVLTTPFNPDSEISHHIRIHGDGVKYIALWVDDARVAYEETVSRGAKSFLEPSVVKDEYGEIVKSGIHTYGDTIHLFIERKNYKGLFMPGYVSWNSEYCPDSIGLKYIDHMVGNVELGGMNKWAKFYEDVMGFANLVTFDDKDISTQYTALMSKVMTNGNGRIKFPINEPAHGLKKSQIEEYLDFYKGPGCQHIAVATDDIVFTVSEMRRRGVEFLYVPGNYYDTVGERVGLIEEDMEILHKLGIMVDRDEDGYLLQIFTRPVEDRPTLFFEIIQRKGAKSFGKGNFKALFESIEEEQSRRGTL; this is encoded by the coding sequence ATGAAAGATCTCACTACTGTACAGAATTATAATTATGCTGGTGATAAAATATTTGCAAAAGCAAAAGATTTTCTGCCTATTAATGGGACCGATTTCGTAGAATTATACGTAGGGAATGCAAAGCAGGCTGCTCATTATTATAAAACTGCATTTGGTTTCCAATCATTGGCATATTCTGGATTAGAAACCGGGAATAAAGATCGAACATCTTATGTTTTGCAACAAGATAAAATAAGATTAGTATTAACAACACCGTTTAATCCGGATAGTGAAATTTCTCATCACATACGGATTCATGGGGATGGTGTAAAGTATATAGCACTCTGGGTTGATGATGCCAGAGTGGCTTATGAAGAAACAGTTTCCCGAGGTGCCAAATCATTCTTAGAGCCTTCTGTAGTTAAAGATGAATATGGAGAAATTGTTAAATCTGGAATTCATACCTACGGTGATACCATCCATCTTTTTATTGAACGAAAAAATTATAAAGGTCTATTTATGCCGGGCTATGTTTCCTGGAATTCTGAATATTGTCCGGATTCAATTGGTTTAAAGTATATTGATCATATGGTTGGAAATGTGGAACTTGGAGGTATGAATAAATGGGCCAAATTTTATGAAGATGTCATGGGTTTTGCAAATTTAGTAACATTTGATGATAAAGATATCTCTACACAGTATACGGCATTAATGAGTAAAGTGATGACGAATGGGAACGGCCGTATTAAGTTTCCAATTAATGAACCTGCTCACGGATTAAAAAAATCACAGATTGAAGAATATCTTGATTTTTATAAAGGTCCGGGATGTCAACATATCGCAGTTGCTACGGATGATATTGTTTTTACAGTAAGTGAAATGCGTAGACGAGGCGTAGAATTTTTATATGTACCTGGAAATTATTATGATACGGTTGGTGAACGTGTGGGTTTAATTGAAGAGGATATGGAGATATTGCATAAGCTTGGTATCATGGTGGATCGCGATGAAGATGGCTATTTATTGCAAATATTTACCCGACCCGTAGAGGATCGTCCTACTTTGTTTTTTGAAATCATACAACGGAAAGGAGCAAAATCATTTGGTAAAGGAAATTTTAAAGCCTTATTTGAAAGTATCGAAGAGGAACAAAGTCGTCGAGGAACATTATAA
- a CDS encoding DUF3494 domain-containing protein — protein sequence MRRENLFSILFGLLFMMPNFVFGQIPNLGEATSFALFTAAGAFNNLGNTSIVGDIGTDVGAFSGFPPGILVGEIHVADATSAQAATDVDVAYSYLSSLTCGMVIGTTLGNNQVLTPNIYCLGAASSLNGDLILDGEGDPNAIFIFKINGALSTSTFSNVVLLNSASLCNVYWQVNGAFALGDGSVFRGTLLVNGAISLLEGSSLLGRALSRAGAISLHNNVVTIGMEPLAPTITANGSTLLCEGQSVILSGNICGTWSTGATTPTISVNTSGNYFVTVSNGCGTDESNHIIVTVNPFPLAIVGPNSTICNSNSNGNSVMLGVAPISGHTYLWTPAIGLSSSTIANPLANPFVTTIYTLTETITATACQNTHSVTVTVIPFPNCIISGNSTICQGQSSQLCATTGSANYLWSTGSSSNCIIINTAGTYSITVTNFNGCSSVCSRTVSYSPSCLITGNGIICQGSSTLLSVPTGSGNTYLWSTGSTNSNIIVSQGGNYSVTVTNGTCSNVCTKLVTVNALPACTITGNTILCEGQTVQLCASSGAASYSWSTGAKTNCITVSTGGKFFVTVTAANGCKSTCSKTIILKPNPNCVITGNLHPWKGKSTTLCATPGLVAYKWSTGSTICCITVNTSGTYVVTTTNANGCTSTCSATVSYLSKGSTSRSEIEMDTISLENGNIDVHVYPNPFSTTAIMLFQNTLASSKITIALYNVSGNKISTLFDGTVQKDVTYSVDLSSEKLMDGIYFYRIINGTQIINRKLILIK from the coding sequence ATGAGAAGAGAGAATTTATTTAGTATTTTATTTGGGCTGCTTTTTATGATGCCGAATTTTGTATTCGGACAAATTCCGAACTTAGGAGAGGCCACAAGTTTTGCACTTTTTACGGCTGCAGGAGCTTTTAATAATTTAGGTAATACTTCCATTGTCGGCGATATTGGAACAGATGTAGGAGCATTTTCAGGATTTCCTCCTGGAATTTTAGTAGGTGAAATACATGTTGCGGATGCTACCTCTGCCCAAGCTGCAACGGACGTTGATGTTGCATATAGTTATTTAAGTAGTCTCACTTGTGGAATGGTCATCGGAACTACCTTAGGAAATAATCAAGTTTTAACACCTAATATTTATTGTTTAGGAGCCGCTTCCAGTTTAAATGGTGATTTAATTTTAGATGGCGAAGGGGATCCAAATGCTATATTTATTTTTAAAATAAATGGTGCATTATCTACGAGTACTTTTTCTAATGTAGTGCTCCTTAATTCGGCGTCATTATGTAATGTTTATTGGCAAGTTAATGGTGCATTTGCTTTAGGTGATGGTAGTGTTTTTAGAGGTACATTGCTCGTTAATGGCGCCATTAGTTTATTAGAAGGATCTTCTTTATTAGGTAGAGCTTTGTCGAGAGCAGGTGCAATTTCACTTCATAATAATGTTGTAACCATTGGAATGGAGCCATTAGCACCTACGATCACCGCAAATGGTAGTACTTTATTATGTGAAGGGCAGTCTGTCATTTTATCTGGAAACATATGTGGTACCTGGAGCACAGGAGCAACTACTCCAACCATATCAGTGAATACAAGCGGCAATTATTTTGTTACCGTTTCGAATGGTTGTGGAACCGATGAATCAAATCATATTATAGTAACTGTAAATCCATTTCCTTTAGCAATAGTAGGACCAAATTCAACAATTTGTAATTCAAATAGTAATGGCAATAGTGTTATGCTTGGGGTAGCCCCGATTTCAGGACATACCTATCTGTGGACTCCAGCAATTGGTTTGAGTTCATCAACCATTGCAAATCCGTTAGCAAATCCATTTGTAACAACCATATACACATTAACCGAAACAATTACAGCCACAGCTTGTCAAAATACACATTCAGTTACCGTTACCGTAATTCCATTTCCGAATTGTATTATATCTGGTAATTCAACAATTTGTCAAGGACAATCTTCTCAATTATGTGCAACTACAGGTTCTGCAAATTATTTGTGGAGTACCGGATCAAGCTCAAATTGTATTATAATAAATACTGCTGGCACCTATTCAATAACGGTAACAAATTTTAATGGATGTAGCAGTGTATGCAGTCGGACGGTGTCTTATTCCCCTTCTTGTTTAATTACTGGAAATGGTATAATTTGCCAAGGTTCATCTACTTTATTAAGTGTACCAACAGGTTCAGGGAATACCTACCTCTGGAGTACAGGATCTACAAATTCAAATATTATCGTATCACAAGGCGGCAACTATTCCGTTACCGTAACAAATGGAACGTGTTCAAATGTTTGTACTAAATTAGTGACTGTTAATGCACTGCCAGCTTGCACCATCACTGGAAATACAATACTTTGCGAAGGCCAAACTGTTCAATTATGTGCAAGCTCTGGAGCTGCTTCATATTCATGGAGCACAGGAGCTAAAACAAATTGCATAACAGTAAGTACCGGAGGTAAATTTTTTGTTACAGTAACTGCTGCGAATGGCTGTAAAAGCACGTGCAGTAAAACCATTATTTTAAAACCAAATCCGAACTGTGTTATCACAGGAAATCTACATCCATGGAAAGGAAAAAGTACCACACTGTGTGCAACACCGGGTTTGGTAGCATATAAGTGGAGTACGGGATCAACAATTTGCTGTATCACCGTAAATACTTCTGGTACCTATGTTGTGACCACTACAAATGCAAATGGATGCACCAGCACTTGTTCTGCAACTGTAAGTTACCTATCTAAAGGTTCAACATCCAGGTCTGAAATTGAAATGGATACGATCTCCCTTGAAAATGGAAATATCGACGTTCATGTTTATCCAAATCCATTTAGTACAACAGCCATAATGTTATTTCAAAATACACTAGCAAGTTCCAAAATAACGATTGCATTATACAATGTAAGCGGTAATAAAATAAGTACTTTGTTTGATGGGACGGTGCAAAAGGATGTGACGTATTCGGTAGATTTAAGTTCTGAAAAGTTAATGGACGGGATTTATTTCTATAGAATTATAAATGGTACACAAATCATAAATCGAAAATTAATATTAATAAAATAG
- a CDS encoding lmo0937 family membrane protein — translation MGNLLYFIAVILILIWLIGFLGYGTGGLIHILLVIAIIVILLRIIQGKEPV, via the coding sequence ATGGGGAATTTACTTTACTTTATAGCAGTTATTTTAATACTTATTTGGCTTATTGGCTTTTTAGGTTATGGTACAGGGGGCCTTATTCACATTCTTTTAGTAATTGCAATTATTGTAATTCTATTAAGAATTATCCAGGGAAAGGAACCAGTTTAG
- a CDS encoding PorT family protein — protein sequence MKTLENKIYASIFFVTMFVCSSFISDAQKAEFGLRFMPTFTSFGLRSSSGGTVSGEVTLGYGIGALLGFNFSDNVGVQGELIYSTLNQKYKEQDVEQNIKLKYINIPLLLSLNTGKTNAVNLNIVAGPQIGISVGSKLLTSGGNGSSQAVLSVKKGDLGFAYGAGLDFGITADQLFRLGLGFRGVLGIIDISDNSGSTSTNSYYILDRTHLKTYSGYIGVSILF from the coding sequence ATGAAAACTTTGGAAAACAAGATTTACGCAAGCATTTTTTTTGTGACTATGTTTGTATGCAGTTCATTTATTAGCGATGCTCAAAAAGCTGAATTCGGTTTGCGATTTATGCCAACATTTACATCTTTTGGCTTAAGATCATCTTCAGGAGGAACCGTTTCTGGTGAAGTAACATTAGGATATGGAATTGGTGCCTTATTGGGATTTAATTTTTCTGATAATGTAGGTGTTCAGGGAGAATTGATCTACAGTACTTTGAATCAAAAGTATAAAGAGCAAGATGTTGAGCAAAATATCAAATTGAAATATATTAATATTCCTTTGTTGCTTTCACTTAACACTGGTAAAACAAATGCTGTGAATTTAAACATTGTAGCGGGGCCACAAATCGGCATAAGCGTTGGAAGTAAATTACTTACTTCTGGAGGAAATGGGTCGTCACAAGCAGTTCTTTCTGTTAAAAAAGGAGATTTAGGTTTTGCTTATGGAGCAGGACTTGACTTTGGAATTACTGCAGATCAATTATTCCGACTTGGTTTAGGCTTCAGAGGTGTTCTGGGAATAATCGATATCAGTGATAATAGTGGTTCTACATCTACAAATTCATATTATATATTGGATCGTACACATTTAAAAACTTATTCAGGATATATTGGAGTATCCATTTTATTTTAA
- a CDS encoding response regulator — translation MDTKQKSMYARSLIEASLDPLVTISTEGKITDMNEALTSITGVSREQLKGTDFKDYFTDPSKARQVYQEVFAKGFVTNYPLTIKDHQLTEVLFNGSVYKDELGNVMGAVVVARDITEHKRIERELTEAMIFAELATGIAEEAKFKAERATQIAEDAVKAKQQFLSNMSHEIRTPMNAIIGFTKVILKTNLTEKQREYLTSIKISGDALIVLINDILDLAKVDSGKMIFEKTSFKLAISISAMLHLFETKIHEKNLKLIVNYDKNIPEVLMGDPVRLHQIILNLVGNAVKFTGKGSITVGVHMLEADDTSVRIMFSVEDTGIGIAENKINFIFENFQQAGSDTSRLYGGTGLGLAIVKQLVEHQGGAIQVQSSEGKGSLFSFDLSFQKTDGLAVTELGIEELDTGIYALNVLVVEDIALNQLLMKTLLDDFGFTCEIASNGKQAIEKLAQNDKFGDPMKFDIILMDLQMPEMNGFETTEYIRNVLRSNIPIIALTADVTTADLSKCKAVGMNDYISKPVDDRLLFSKMVTILKSQEYNVDTESKILENGMDRKLKCINLAYLMNRTKSDPKLMQEMISLYLIQTPPLIREMKKSLQNSDWSALHAAIHKMIPSFSIVGISSDFENIAKKIQDFAIAQQFSEEIHDMVQQIETICLQACIELEEEIKIYKSIKS, via the coding sequence ATGGATACAAAACAAAAGTCGATGTATGCTAGAAGTTTAATTGAAGCAAGTTTAGACCCATTAGTTACGATAAGTACTGAAGGCAAGATTACAGATATGAACGAGGCTTTAACCAGTATTACCGGTGTTTCAAGGGAGCAACTTAAAGGTACTGATTTTAAAGATTATTTTACAGATCCTAGTAAAGCTAGACAAGTCTACCAGGAGGTTTTTGCGAAAGGTTTTGTAACTAATTATCCACTCACTATTAAAGATCATCAACTTACTGAGGTTTTATTTAATGGCTCTGTTTATAAGGATGAATTAGGAAATGTTATGGGGGCTGTTGTTGTTGCTAGAGATATAACAGAGCACAAAAGGATTGAAAGAGAGCTTACAGAAGCAATGATCTTTGCGGAGCTCGCTACAGGTATTGCTGAAGAGGCAAAATTTAAGGCTGAACGAGCTACGCAAATTGCAGAAGATGCAGTCAAAGCAAAACAGCAATTCTTATCTAATATGAGTCATGAAATCAGGACTCCTATGAATGCTATCATCGGATTTACCAAGGTGATACTAAAAACTAATTTAACAGAAAAGCAAAGAGAGTATTTAACATCTATTAAAATAAGTGGAGATGCACTCATTGTGCTTATTAATGATATATTGGATTTGGCTAAGGTTGATTCAGGAAAAATGATTTTTGAAAAAACTTCTTTTAAATTGGCCATATCTATTTCTGCAATGCTCCATTTGTTTGAGACAAAAATTCATGAAAAGAATTTGAAGCTAATTGTAAATTATGATAAAAACATTCCGGAAGTATTAATGGGTGATCCCGTTCGATTGCATCAAATTATTTTAAATTTGGTGGGTAATGCTGTGAAGTTTACAGGCAAAGGAAGTATAACGGTAGGTGTACATATGTTGGAGGCTGATGATACTTCGGTCAGAATTATGTTTTCTGTAGAAGATACAGGTATTGGGATTGCCGAGAATAAAATTAATTTTATTTTTGAAAATTTTCAGCAGGCTGGTAGTGACACATCAAGACTTTATGGGGGTACAGGACTAGGTCTGGCTATTGTTAAACAATTAGTGGAGCATCAAGGGGGTGCCATTCAAGTTCAAAGTTCTGAGGGAAAGGGATCCCTCTTTAGTTTTGATTTAAGTTTTCAAAAGACAGATGGCTTGGCGGTTACAGAATTGGGAATTGAGGAATTGGATACAGGAATATATGCATTAAATGTCCTGGTTGTTGAAGATATTGCTTTGAACCAATTGCTGATGAAAACTTTATTGGATGATTTTGGTTTTACATGCGAAATAGCATCAAATGGTAAACAAGCGATAGAAAAATTGGCACAAAATGATAAATTCGGTGACCCAATGAAATTTGATATTATATTAATGGACCTTCAAATGCCAGAGATGAATGGGTTTGAAACTACTGAATATATTCGGAACGTACTAAGGTCAAATATTCCAATAATTGCACTTACTGCAGATGTGACTACAGCAGATTTGTCAAAATGTAAAGCAGTTGGGATGAATGACTATATTTCTAAACCAGTGGATGACCGCTTATTGTTTAGTAAAATGGTTACCATATTAAAAAGTCAGGAATATAACGTGGATACAGAATCGAAAATATTGGAAAATGGTATGGACAGAAAATTGAAATGCATAAACTTAGCTTATTTAATGAATAGGACAAAGTCAGATCCTAAATTAATGCAGGAAATGATATCATTGTATTTGATACAAACACCTCCGTTAATTCGGGAAATGAAAAAAAGTCTGCAAAATAGTGATTGGTCTGCTTTACATGCAGCTATTCACAAGATGATTCCTTCCTTTTCAATTGTAGGTATAAGTTCTGATTTTGAGAATATTGCAAAAAAAATACAAGATTTTGCCATTGCGCAACAATTTTCAGAAGAAATTCATGATATGGTCCAACAAATTGAAACTATTTGTTTGCAAGCTTGTATTGAATTAGAAGAAGAGATTAAAATATATAAATCGATAAAGTCATGA
- a CDS encoding response regulator: protein MNNRKAKVFLVDDDALYLKTLELQFKALENFEIQTFITGEQCIENLHLQPDIIVLDYWLNGIEKNAMNGLNTLDIIKQRNADIAVIMLSSQDSIEIAINCMHHLAMDYVVKSETAFLRLQKIFDGIIRFKVMESELNWYMDRM, encoded by the coding sequence ATGAATAATCGCAAAGCAAAAGTATTTCTAGTAGATGACGATGCACTTTATTTGAAGACCTTGGAACTTCAATTTAAAGCGCTTGAAAACTTTGAAATACAAACTTTTATTACAGGGGAGCAATGCATTGAAAATTTGCATCTTCAACCCGATATTATTGTTTTGGATTATTGGCTTAATGGTATTGAAAAAAATGCGATGAATGGTCTAAATACTTTAGATATTATAAAACAAAGGAACGCAGATATAGCAGTTATTATGCTTTCTTCTCAAGATAGTATTGAAATAGCCATAAATTGTATGCATCATTTGGCTATGGATTATGTAGTCAAAAGTGAAACTGCTTTTTTAAGATTACAAAAGATATTCGATGGGATAATTCGGTTTAAAGTTATGGAGTCCGAATTAAACTGGTATATGGATCGAATGTAA
- a CDS encoding peptidase M23 gives MNKSILTGVTFAFFSCALLTNCNSPAEKVTNAQNEVTQAKIDLEKANQEYIQDMQDFKSETAQKIAANEQNISEFKSRIEHEKKEAKAEYQKRIAELEQKNSDIKKKLDDYKLEGKDNWEKFKTEFKQDMDELGSAFKGFTEAKSK, from the coding sequence ATGAATAAATCAATTTTAACAGGAGTAACTTTTGCTTTTTTTTCATGTGCATTATTGACAAATTGTAATAGTCCGGCAGAAAAAGTGACGAATGCTCAGAATGAAGTGACACAAGCAAAGATTGACTTGGAAAAGGCAAATCAGGAGTATATCCAGGATATGCAAGACTTTAAAAGCGAAACGGCACAAAAAATTGCTGCCAATGAACAAAATATTTCAGAATTTAAATCAAGGATTGAGCATGAGAAGAAGGAAGCGAAAGCTGAGTATCAGAAAAGAATTGCAGAGCTAGAGCAAAAAAATTCTGATATTAAGAAGAAATTGGATGATTACAAGTTAGAAGGGAAGGATAATTGGGAAAAATTTAAGACAGAGTTTAAACAGGATATGGATGAACTTGGCAGTGCCTTCAAAGGATTTACGGAAGCTAAATCAAAATAA
- a CDS encoding DUF1003 domain-containing protein has product MHEIVKNTLESEELIIQNLLNPPIETLSQGQLISDKIARFGGSWRFMMLFVIVLFIWILFNIFIIHKFKFDPYPFIFMNLILSCIAALQAPIIMMSQNRQEEKDRMRSENDYLINLKAEMQIRSLHQKMDLLLEDQIKTLFDTQEKQFELLKEINLRLERHLNNLV; this is encoded by the coding sequence TTGCATGAGATTGTAAAGAATACTTTGGAATCGGAAGAATTAATAATACAAAATTTATTGAACCCTCCTATTGAAACCTTGAGTCAGGGTCAATTGATTTCAGATAAAATAGCTCGGTTTGGAGGAAGTTGGCGTTTTATGATGCTTTTTGTTATTGTACTTTTTATCTGGATATTGTTCAATATATTTATTATTCATAAATTTAAGTTTGATCCCTATCCTTTTATTTTTATGAATTTAATTTTATCTTGTATAGCTGCTTTGCAAGCTCCTATTATAATGATGAGTCAAAATCGTCAGGAAGAAAAAGATCGCATGAGAAGTGAAAATGATTATTTGATAAATTTAAAAGCTGAAATGCAAATCAGAAGTCTTCATCAAAAAATGGACTTATTACTAGAAGACCAAATAAAAACCCTTTTTGATACTCAAGAAAAGCAGTTTGAATTGCTTAAGGAAATTAATCTTAGACTTGAACGCCATTTAAATAATCTTGTTTAA
- a CDS encoding lmo0937 family membrane protein — protein MGNLLYIIAVILVIAWLIGFVGYGTGGIIHILLVIAVIAIILRIIQGKRII, from the coding sequence ATGGGAAATTTACTTTATATCATTGCAGTAATTCTGGTCATTGCTTGGCTTATTGGATTTGTGGGTTACGGAACAGGAGGAATCATTCATATCCTTTTAGTAATTGCGGTAATTGCTATAATCCTTAGAATAATTCAAGGAAAACGGATTATTTAA
- a CDS encoding helix-turn-helix transcriptional regulator, whose translation MVSNRCKIAVKEVLNKLKLHFIVIDLGEVEIMEDLSIQQWDTLKELLHGFGFELMDDKKGLLIQRIKIAIAEILNLEGEFNKAEFSTILSQKLNLDYNYLASLFSEMQGITILQYLHIQKIELIKELIIYGELSITQIAWKLNYSSVAHLSNQFKKITGLSPSHFKLVKEERYKASQEIILKDI comes from the coding sequence ATGGTTAGTAACCGCTGCAAAATAGCAGTGAAGGAGGTATTGAATAAATTGAAACTTCATTTTATTGTTATAGATTTAGGGGAAGTTGAGATTATGGAGGACTTGTCGATTCAACAATGGGATACCTTAAAAGAGTTGCTTCATGGTTTTGGATTTGAATTGATGGATGATAAAAAAGGACTTTTGATTCAACGTATTAAAATTGCAATTGCTGAAATTTTAAACCTTGAAGGGGAGTTTAACAAGGCAGAATTTTCAACAATTTTAAGTCAAAAATTAAATTTAGATTACAATTACTTAGCCTCCTTGTTTTCAGAAATGCAAGGAATTACTATTTTGCAATATTTGCACATTCAAAAAATCGAATTAATTAAAGAGCTTATAATTTACGGAGAATTAAGTATTACGCAAATTGCATGGAAATTAAACTATAGCAGTGTAGCGCATTTGTCAAATCAATTTAAAAAAATTACAGGTCTTTCTCCTTCGCATTTTAAATTAGTGAAAGAAGAGCGGTATAAAGCTTCGCAGGAAATTATTTTAAAAGATATTTAA
- a CDS encoding polyisoprenoid-binding protein: MANADNSNKTKWGIDLAHSEFGFKVKHLMIASIRGNFKEVEASIYTTGEDFMTSEIDLWLNPATIESGDLKRDEHLKGPDFFDVENYKEINFIANTFENLDDDGSYEMHGDLTIKGITKRIKLQVEFGGVVKDPWGNHKAAFSVHGKINRKDWGLNWNAPLETGGILVSEEVSIVCEIQLVKQS; encoded by the coding sequence ATGGCTAACGCTGACAATTCAAATAAAACCAAATGGGGAATTGACCTTGCACATAGTGAATTTGGCTTTAAAGTAAAACATTTAATGATTGCTAGTATTCGCGGTAATTTTAAAGAAGTTGAAGCGAGCATTTATACTACAGGTGAAGACTTCATGACTTCCGAAATTGATCTGTGGTTAAATCCAGCAACCATTGAATCCGGAGATCTTAAACGCGATGAACATTTAAAGGGTCCGGATTTCTTTGATGTAGAAAACTATAAAGAAATCAATTTTATTGCAAATACATTTGAAAATTTAGATGACGATGGAAGCTATGAAATGCATGGTGATTTAACGATTAAAGGCATTACAAAAAGAATTAAACTTCAAGTTGAATTTGGAGGTGTTGTAAAAGACCCCTGGGGAAATCATAAGGCTGCGTTTTCAGTGCACGGTAAAATCAATCGGAAAGATTGGGGCCTCAACTGGAATGCACCATTAGAAACAGGTGGCATCCTGGTTAGTGAAGAAGTTTCTATTGTTTGCGAAATTCAATTGGTAAAACAATCTTAA
- a CDS encoding SDR family oxidoreductase, with translation MRRLENKVVLITGGASGIGKACALSAVNEGAQVALLDIENDLLSETMDALLKVSPTAIFIPCDVSVFAQVQLAMDTVIQSFGRLDVALNNAGIGGKSAVIGDMSLENWLEVMGVNLNGVFNCMKFELQEMLKQQHGVIVNMSSILGKVGIAGSAHYVAAKHGVIGLTQTAALEYSAKGIRINAICPGFIDTPLLKKVGIDDRPEVKQRIIGLHPMQRLGKSEEIANAFIFLASDESSFITGTSLEIEGGYLAQ, from the coding sequence ATGAGAAGACTTGAAAACAAAGTAGTTTTGATTACTGGTGGAGCATCTGGAATCGGGAAAGCATGTGCGCTTTCTGCAGTAAATGAAGGTGCTCAAGTTGCGCTACTTGATATTGAGAATGATCTTTTGAGTGAGACTATGGATGCCTTATTGAAAGTGAGTCCTACTGCAATTTTTATTCCATGTGATGTTTCTGTATTTGCGCAAGTGCAATTAGCAATGGATACAGTTATTCAATCCTTTGGCAGATTGGATGTGGCATTAAACAATGCAGGTATTGGTGGAAAATCTGCCGTTATAGGAGATATGAGTCTGGAAAACTGGCTAGAAGTAATGGGAGTAAATTTGAATGGTGTTTTTAATTGCATGAAATTTGAATTGCAGGAAATGCTTAAACAGCAGCATGGTGTTATTGTAAATATGTCGTCTATTCTTGGTAAAGTTGGCATCGCTGGTTCTGCTCATTATGTTGCTGCTAAACATGGAGTGATAGGATTAACGCAAACAGCTGCATTAGAATATTCAGCAAAAGGAATTAGAATCAATGCAATTTGTCCTGGTTTTATTGATACCCCATTATTGAAAAAAGTTGGAATCGATGATCGCCCGGAAGTTAAACAGCGTATTATTGGTTTACATCCTATGCAACGCTTAGGAAAATCTGAAGAAATTGCAAATGCATTTATCTTTCTTGCTTCAGATGAAAGTTCATTTATTACTGGAACTAGTTTGGAGATTGAAGGCGGTTATTTGGCACAATAA
- a CDS encoding 6-carboxytetrahydropterin synthase: MQRIRITRKFVFDMAHALLGYDGPCKNIHGHTYKLAVTFRGLIMHNHGHPKDGMVYDFSNIKKLIEKKILDQFDHCLVLSDKEDKEIVHKIGQRYEKLVLLNDQPTCENLLIDFMKLICNDIPDELELVAIRLDETTNSYAEWRIEDQA; the protein is encoded by the coding sequence ATGCAAAGAATACGAATAACACGGAAGTTTGTTTTTGACATGGCGCATGCTTTACTTGGTTATGACGGACCCTGTAAAAACATTCACGGTCATACCTATAAATTAGCCGTTACCTTTAGAGGTTTGATTATGCATAATCATGGACATCCAAAGGATGGTATGGTATATGATTTTTCAAATATTAAAAAACTTATTGAAAAGAAAATTCTAGATCAATTTGATCATTGCTTGGTTTTATCGGATAAAGAAGATAAGGAAATTGTTCATAAAATCGGACAGCGGTATGAAAAATTAGTACTTTTAAATGACCAGCCAACCTGTGAAAATTTATTGATAGATTTTATGAAACTAATATGTAATGATATACCAGACGAACTTGAATTAGTTGCTATTAGACTAGATGAAACAACTAATTCATATGCGGAATGGAGGATAGAAGATCAAGCGTGA
- a CDS encoding YtxH domain-containing protein produces MSAGKLVLGVLVGFAAGAALGILFAPEKGSSLRHKLSQKRDDYIDELENKFNEFVENVTNKIEKVQDDLNDAAENGKHKVDDFSKKFTSTKV; encoded by the coding sequence ATGAGTGCAGGAAAATTAGTTTTAGGGGTTTTAGTTGGATTTGCTGCAGGTGCAGCATTAGGTATTTTATTTGCTCCAGAGAAAGGTTCGTCATTAAGACATAAATTATCTCAAAAACGAGATGATTATATTGATGAATTAGAGAATAAATTCAATGAATTTGTGGAGAATGTCACAAATAAAATTGAAAAAGTACAGGACGATTTAAATGATGCCGCCGAAAATGGTAAACATAAAGTAGATGATTTTTCTAAAAAATTTACTTCGACTAAAGTTTAA